From Pseudomonas alcaligenes, a single genomic window includes:
- the sutA gene encoding transcriptional regulator SutA, with translation MSDEELEQDELEAGDEDEGEEMAAADDGDAEDDDGDSSAPSGKAGKKAKAADDVEELPSVEAKQKERDALAKAMEEFLSRGGAVQEIEPNVVADPPKKPDSKYGSRPI, from the coding sequence ATGAGCGACGAAGAACTGGAACAAGACGAACTCGAAGCGGGCGACGAGGACGAAGGCGAGGAAATGGCTGCTGCCGATGACGGCGACGCCGAGGACGACGATGGCGACTCTTCAGCCCCCTCCGGCAAGGCCGGCAAGAAGGCCAAGGCGGCCGACGATGTCGAGGAACTGCCCAGCGTAGAAGCCAAGCAGAAGGAACGCGATGCCCTGGCCAAGGCCATGGAAGAGTTCCTCTCGCGCGGCGGCGCGGTGCAGGAGATCGAGCCCAATGTGGTGGCGGATCCGCCCAAGAAGCCCGACAGCAAGTACGGTAGCCGCCCCATCTGA
- a CDS encoding secondary thiamine-phosphate synthase enzyme YjbQ has product MWQQRMITLRARSRGFHLVTDELLAALPELAQCRVGLLHLWLQHTSASLTINENADGAVRRDFERFFNRLVPQGEGGYEHDYEGPDDLPAHFKSSLLGCQLSLPVSAGRLALGTWQGIYLGEHRDQGGARRVVATLQGESD; this is encoded by the coding sequence ATGTGGCAACAACGGATGATCACCCTGCGTGCGCGCAGTCGCGGTTTCCATCTGGTGACCGATGAGCTGCTGGCGGCGCTGCCGGAACTGGCGCAGTGCCGGGTGGGTCTGTTGCACCTCTGGCTGCAGCACACCTCGGCTTCGCTGACCATCAACGAAAACGCCGATGGTGCGGTACGACGTGACTTCGAGCGCTTCTTCAACCGTCTTGTGCCCCAGGGCGAAGGCGGCTACGAGCACGATTACGAAGGGCCGGACGATCTGCCGGCGCACTTCAAGTCCAGCCTGCTGGGCTGCCAGCTCAGCCTGCCGGTAAGTGCCGGGCGTCTGGCGCTGGGCACCTGGCAAGGTATCTATCTCGGCGAGCACCGCGACCAAGGCGGCGCGCGTCGGGTGGTGGCAACACTCCAGGGCGAGTCCGACTGA
- a CDS encoding ammonium transporter has translation MESTALIPLQYALDTFYLLICGALVMWMAAGFAMLESGLVRAKNTAEILTKNIVLYALACVMYLLLGYHLMYSGAPGGVLPGLGFLIGDEHAVATVAAGGEGAPVFAKRADFFFQVVFTATCMSIVSGAVAERMKLWAFLAFAVLMCGVIYPLEGYWAWGGGFLKHAGFKDFAGSGVVHLAGATAALAGVMLLGARKGKYGPNGQINAFPGANLPLSTLGCLILWFGWFGFNGGSQLKISSIADANAVAAVFVNTNLAAAGGLLAALVVARLLFGKADLTMVLNGALAGLVAITAEPGTPTAVQATLIGAVGGVLVVFSILLLDRLRLDDPVGAISVHGAGGLWGLLAVPLTNPAASFSAQLMGAACIFSWVLLASLLVWALIKLAMGLRVSEEDEYEGVDIAECGMEAYPEFTRK, from the coding sequence ATGGAAAGTACGGCTTTGATTCCCCTGCAGTATGCGCTCGACACCTTCTACCTGTTGATCTGCGGTGCCTTGGTGATGTGGATGGCGGCCGGTTTCGCCATGCTCGAGTCGGGTCTGGTACGGGCCAAGAACACTGCCGAGATCCTCACCAAGAACATCGTCCTGTATGCCCTGGCCTGCGTCATGTACCTGCTGCTGGGCTACCACCTGATGTACAGCGGCGCCCCGGGCGGCGTGCTGCCCGGTCTGGGCTTCCTGATTGGCGACGAACACGCGGTGGCGACGGTGGCCGCCGGTGGCGAGGGTGCGCCGGTCTTTGCCAAGCGCGCCGATTTCTTCTTCCAGGTGGTGTTCACCGCCACCTGCATGTCGATCGTCTCCGGGGCGGTGGCCGAGCGCATGAAGCTGTGGGCGTTCCTCGCCTTCGCGGTGCTCATGTGCGGGGTGATCTACCCGCTCGAGGGTTACTGGGCCTGGGGCGGCGGCTTCCTCAAGCACGCCGGCTTCAAGGACTTCGCCGGCTCCGGGGTGGTGCACCTGGCGGGCGCCACGGCGGCCCTGGCCGGGGTGATGCTGCTCGGCGCGCGCAAGGGCAAGTACGGCCCCAACGGCCAGATCAACGCCTTCCCGGGGGCCAACCTGCCGCTGTCGACCCTTGGCTGCCTGATCCTCTGGTTCGGCTGGTTCGGTTTCAACGGCGGCTCGCAGCTGAAGATCAGCAGCATCGCCGATGCCAACGCGGTGGCGGCGGTGTTCGTCAACACCAACCTGGCCGCAGCCGGTGGCCTGCTGGCGGCGCTGGTGGTGGCGCGCCTGCTGTTCGGCAAGGCCGACCTGACCATGGTGCTCAACGGCGCCCTGGCCGGCCTGGTGGCGATCACCGCCGAGCCGGGCACGCCCACGGCGGTGCAGGCGACCCTGATCGGGGCGGTCGGCGGCGTGCTGGTGGTGTTCAGCATCCTGCTGCTTGATCGCCTGCGTCTCGACGACCCGGTGGGGGCCATCTCGGTGCATGGCGCCGGCGGCCTGTGGGGCCTGCTGGCCGTGCCGCTGACCAATCCGGCGGCCAGTTTCAGCGCGCAGCTGATGGGCGCCGCCTGCATCTTCTCCTGGGTGCTGCTGGCCAGCCTGCTGGTCTGGGCGCTGATCAAGCTGGCCATGGGCCTGCGTGTCAGCGAGGAGGACGAATACGAAGGGGTCGACATCGCCGAGTGCGGCATGGAGGCCTACCCGGAGTTCACCCGCAAATAA
- a CDS encoding ammonium transporter, whose amino-acid sequence MTLRKFAGLGALLSLVTPGIAMADEVVLNSGDTAWMIVATALVLFMTIPGLALFYGGMVRSKNILSVMMQCFAITGLISVLWVIYGYSVAFDVTGMEQGVVNFNSFVGGLSKAFLSGLTTSSLTYAIPESVFITFQMTFAIITPALIVGAFAERMKFSAMLIFMGVWFTLVYAPIAHMVWSGNGGLLWDWGVLDFAGGTVVHINAGIAGLVACLVLGKRKGYPTTPMAPHNLGLTLVGAAMLWVGWFGFNAGSAVAANGTAGMALLVTQIATAAAALGWMFAEWITHGKPSALGIASGVVAGLVAITPAAGTAGPMGALVIGLSAGVICFFCATSLKRKLGYDDSLDAFGVHGIGGIVGAILTGVFAAPALGGFGTVEDIGAQVFTQFKGVAFTVVYTAVVTFVILKVLDLVMGLRVSEEVETVGLDLAEHNERGYNL is encoded by the coding sequence ATGACTCTGCGTAAATTCGCAGGGCTTGGAGCCCTTTTGTCCCTCGTTACCCCCGGCATCGCCATGGCGGACGAGGTTGTACTGAACAGCGGTGACACCGCGTGGATGATTGTCGCCACCGCCCTCGTGCTGTTCATGACCATCCCCGGCCTGGCGCTGTTCTACGGCGGCATGGTGCGATCCAAGAACATTCTGTCGGTGATGATGCAGTGCTTCGCCATCACCGGTCTGATCAGCGTGCTGTGGGTCATCTACGGCTACAGCGTGGCTTTCGACGTTACCGGCATGGAGCAGGGCGTCGTCAACTTCAACTCCTTCGTCGGCGGTTTGTCCAAGGCCTTCCTTAGCGGCCTGACCACTTCCAGCCTGACCTATGCGATTCCGGAAAGCGTGTTCATCACCTTCCAGATGACCTTCGCCATCATCACCCCGGCGCTGATCGTCGGTGCCTTCGCCGAGCGCATGAAGTTCTCCGCCATGCTGATCTTCATGGGCGTGTGGTTCACCCTGGTCTATGCACCGATCGCCCACATGGTCTGGTCCGGTAACGGCGGCCTGCTGTGGGACTGGGGCGTGCTGGACTTCGCCGGCGGCACCGTGGTGCACATCAACGCCGGTATCGCCGGCCTGGTGGCCTGCCTGGTACTGGGCAAGCGCAAAGGCTACCCGACCACCCCGATGGCTCCGCACAACCTGGGTCTGACCCTGGTCGGCGCCGCCATGCTGTGGGTCGGCTGGTTCGGCTTCAACGCCGGCTCCGCAGTGGCCGCCAACGGCACCGCCGGCATGGCCCTGCTGGTTACCCAGATCGCCACCGCTGCTGCCGCCCTGGGCTGGATGTTCGCCGAGTGGATCACCCACGGTAAGCCGAGCGCCCTGGGCATCGCCTCCGGTGTAGTTGCCGGCCTGGTTGCCATCACCCCGGCTGCTGGCACCGCCGGCCCGATGGGTGCCCTGGTGATCGGTCTGTCCGCTGGCGTGATCTGCTTCTTCTGCGCCACCAGCCTGAAGCGCAAGCTGGGCTACGACGACTCCCTGGACGCCTTCGGCGTACACGGCATCGGCGGTATCGTCGGTGCCATCCTGACCGGCGTGTTCGCCGCTCCGGCCCTGGGCGGCTTCGGTACCGTGGAAGACATCGGTGCCCAGGTCTTCACCCAGTTCAAGGGTGTCGCCTTCACCGTGGTCTACACCGCCGTGGTGACCTTCGTCATCCTCAAGGTGCTGGATCTGGTGATGGGCCTGCGCGTGAGCGAAGAAGTCGAGACCGTGGGTCTCGACCTCGCCGAGCACAACGAGCGCGGCTACAACCTGTAA
- the glnK gene encoding P-II family nitrogen regulator, whose amino-acid sequence MKLVTAIIKPFKLDDVRESLSEIGVQGITVTEVKGFGRQKGHTELYRGAEYVVDFLPKVKIDVAIADDQLDRVIEAITKAANTGKIGDGKIFVVNLEQAIRIRTGETGTDAV is encoded by the coding sequence ATGAAGCTAGTCACTGCCATCATCAAGCCGTTCAAGCTCGACGACGTGCGCGAGTCGCTGTCGGAGATCGGCGTGCAGGGCATCACCGTGACCGAAGTCAAAGGCTTCGGCCGGCAGAAGGGCCACACCGAGTTGTACCGCGGCGCGGAATACGTGGTCGATTTCCTGCCCAAGGTGAAGATCGACGTGGCTATCGCCGATGACCAGCTGGATCGCGTCATCGAGGCGATTACCAAGGCGGCCAACACCGGCAAGATCGGTGACGGCAAGATCTTCGTAGTCAATCTGGAACAGGCCATCCGCATCCGTACCGGCGAAACCGGCACCGACGCAGTTTAA
- a CDS encoding accessory factor UbiK family protein: MLPPKALLDALASHASRLFSGDAALPRSEFEAQFKVLLQSAFSKLDLVSRDEFDSQMVVLARTRARLEALEARVAELEAQPTPPPGE, encoded by the coding sequence ATGCTGCCACCCAAAGCCCTCCTCGACGCCCTTGCCAGCCACGCCTCGCGCCTGTTCAGTGGCGATGCCGCACTGCCCCGCAGCGAGTTCGAGGCGCAGTTCAAGGTGTTGCTGCAGAGCGCCTTCAGCAAATTGGATCTGGTCAGTCGCGACGAGTTCGACAGTCAGATGGTCGTCCTCGCCCGCACCCGCGCACGCCTCGAGGCCCTGGAGGCCCGGGTCGCCGAACTGGAAGCCCAACCCACTCCGCCACCGGGCGAGTAA
- a CDS encoding helix-turn-helix domain-containing protein: MGDSGVEDDRVQLAERLRAAREYVGLSQADVAQVLGVGRTAITGIETGTRKVEAVELKTLSRLYRRSVDYLLTGGEPEHSGPEQLAFLARAINGLTEKDVTEVARFADFLRASKVS; this comes from the coding sequence ATGGGTGATAGCGGCGTTGAAGACGATAGAGTACAACTCGCCGAGCGGCTCCGTGCTGCGCGCGAGTATGTTGGCCTTTCGCAAGCCGATGTAGCTCAAGTCCTCGGAGTGGGGCGCACCGCTATCACTGGCATTGAAACTGGTACGCGGAAGGTTGAAGCAGTCGAATTAAAGACCTTGTCACGCCTATACCGACGCTCAGTAGATTACTTGCTGACCGGCGGAGAACCTGAGCACTCTGGCCCAGAGCAGCTGGCTTTTCTCGCCCGTGCGATCAATGGACTGACAGAAAAAGATGTAACCGAAGTGGCTCGGTTTGCTGATTTCTTGAGGGCTTCGAAAGTCAGTTAG
- a CDS encoding ImmA/IrrE family metallo-endopeptidase, producing the protein MLSSAQIAAATNRAAEVLRDSGAKERIEKDGYTRINPFRVAEFADVLVMLRPMDKLLGAFIRQEQSGILLNSERPAGLVQMTCAHELGHFFLNHGTTADDRLDYAPTAGRQELEADWFAYSLIAPRWAIARIMRRKNWSRNHLCHPFYLYQLSLRLGISYKAAAWSLNRLKLLERTEVDTLLRTQPATIKKSLLHSPLENPHRDVWLIDEADQDLILEPRVDDQMLVRLRNHSSAGYVWTADEAMSEGFLIEPLLIPPGQRADKDSTIGGGVSVQDYLITQAPLAKPEPAQLNLSERKPWSPDSGAIANYSTQASFEHLDPGLSPAAKESLLRSANQS; encoded by the coding sequence ATGCTCTCATCAGCTCAGATCGCAGCGGCCACCAACCGCGCCGCCGAAGTACTGAGAGACTCAGGCGCGAAAGAGCGGATCGAAAAGGACGGCTACACAAGAATTAATCCTTTTCGTGTCGCAGAGTTTGCCGATGTTTTAGTGATGCTGCGCCCGATGGATAAGCTCTTGGGAGCTTTTATTCGCCAGGAGCAATCCGGAATCCTTTTGAACTCCGAGCGGCCGGCGGGCCTGGTCCAGATGACCTGTGCCCATGAGCTGGGACATTTCTTCCTGAATCACGGCACCACGGCTGATGACCGGCTGGACTATGCGCCAACAGCAGGCAGGCAGGAACTGGAAGCCGATTGGTTTGCGTACAGCTTGATCGCACCTCGGTGGGCTATCGCGCGCATCATGCGCAGAAAGAATTGGTCTCGAAATCATCTCTGCCACCCTTTCTACCTGTATCAACTCTCTTTGCGGCTTGGGATCAGCTACAAGGCCGCAGCATGGTCACTGAACCGCCTAAAATTGCTGGAGCGCACAGAGGTCGACACGCTTCTGAGGACGCAGCCAGCAACCATCAAAAAGTCCTTACTCCATTCTCCATTGGAGAATCCTCATAGAGATGTGTGGCTGATCGATGAGGCGGATCAGGACCTGATACTCGAACCGCGCGTGGATGATCAGATGCTTGTGCGCCTGAGGAACCATTCTTCTGCAGGCTACGTCTGGACAGCCGATGAGGCTATGTCCGAGGGGTTCTTGATTGAGCCGCTACTTATTCCGCCAGGCCAACGAGCTGATAAAGACTCGACAATAGGCGGCGGGGTTAGCGTTCAGGATTACTTGATCACGCAGGCCCCCCTCGCAAAACCAGAGCCGGCTCAGCTGAATCTTTCGGAGCGAAAACCTTGGAGCCCGGATTCTGGAGCGATTGCTAACTACAGCACCCAGGCCAGCTTCGAACACCTTGATCCAGGGCTCTCCCCGGCAGCCAAGGAAAGTCTGCTCCGGAGTGCAAACCAATCGTGA
- a CDS encoding C1 family peptidase — MQRLHGPQLTLTRVIPAAITGCIQAGFPVGVLIALTQSFMTPVDGVVAFQPNVYPGLHAVVIIGHGADNETGEPHYLICNSWGTGWGLNGHAWISETYLVQHATWAYGVI; from the coding sequence GTGCAACGCTTGCATGGGCCTCAGTTGACTCTAACGCGCGTAATTCCTGCCGCCATCACCGGATGTATACAGGCAGGCTTCCCTGTCGGTGTCCTGATTGCGCTTACCCAATCATTTATGACGCCCGTAGATGGGGTGGTGGCATTCCAACCCAACGTCTATCCAGGGTTACACGCCGTTGTGATCATCGGGCATGGGGCGGATAACGAAACTGGGGAGCCGCACTATCTGATTTGCAACAGTTGGGGAACCGGCTGGGGTCTCAATGGACACGCGTGGATCTCGGAAACCTATCTCGTGCAGCACGCCACTTGGGCATACGGAGTGATTTGA
- a CDS encoding uracil-DNA glycosylase: protein MTPTSFVKALAGLSLDNVFNPYSDTCPVHDRSDAAAFRRANLRAYLAASADIGVDTIWMGRDLGYRGGRRTGLALTDEYHLPEMAKVYPGCASRQATRGPAIAERTAAEIWGVLKAIDAPPLLWNVFPFHPHEAQNPFTNRRFTARELDAVRDLNKALIKWLKVRRIVAIGQDAAAYAAAFGVEVVCVRHPSYGGVKDFRAGMSKIYGISDGLLGTKRAAQAQLL from the coding sequence ATGACCCCGACCTCATTCGTCAAAGCGCTTGCCGGCCTGTCTCTGGATAACGTGTTCAATCCCTACTCGGACACTTGTCCGGTGCATGACCGATCCGATGCCGCTGCATTTCGCCGAGCGAATTTACGTGCGTATCTTGCTGCTTCAGCTGACATTGGAGTGGACACGATCTGGATGGGGCGTGACCTCGGCTACCGAGGAGGGCGTAGGACTGGGTTGGCGCTGACGGATGAATACCACCTGCCGGAGATGGCGAAGGTCTATCCAGGTTGTGCCTCGCGCCAGGCTACTCGCGGGCCGGCTATTGCTGAGCGAACCGCGGCAGAAATATGGGGGGTGTTGAAGGCTATCGACGCGCCGCCATTGCTATGGAATGTGTTCCCCTTCCACCCCCATGAAGCCCAGAATCCGTTCACTAACCGTCGGTTTACTGCCCGTGAGCTGGACGCCGTGCGTGATCTCAACAAGGCCCTAATCAAGTGGTTGAAGGTTCGTCGTATCGTAGCCATTGGACAGGACGCTGCTGCTTATGCGGCGGCCTTTGGTGTTGAAGTAGTTTGTGTGCGCCATCCTAGTTACGGCGGAGTGAAAGACTTCCGAGCGGGGATGAGCAAGATCTACGGAATATCCGATGGCTTGCTAGGCACTAAGCGGGCTGCGCAGGCGCAGCTGCTCTAA
- a CDS encoding nucleoside triphosphate pyrophosphohydrolase family protein, with amino-acid sequence MAPVAKQQVEPLSLPEYSLKANESSRLKDKPTGFQSLRFGFFGEVGGLLSSVKKADRDRLEDTQSEVAAEELGDALWYLVSAATHLNITPDDLGIYCLKELRRRFKENEREPIIPISFRQIDALIDTRREDGTIKRTVQMSALAHAAGAFTFSTDTQLQATPTPTLLNHFGTLLTELALCCASFNLHIEDVARDNLEKIKSRWPGENPVFYPFFDPDELFHDYEQFPRRLEMDFIERASSGGTYVVQQLNGVFIGDRLTDNSNEPDDYRFHDVFHLAYIAYLGWSPVLRGLLKRKRKSVPSVDENEDGARAMIIEEGIATWIFNHAKRRRFYKGIKVGSLEYGLLKQIHSMVEGYEVHKCPLWQWELAILKGFEIFRELQSARTGTVIVDMVNHELTFKPKVTANQ; translated from the coding sequence ATGGCACCTGTAGCCAAGCAGCAAGTCGAGCCTCTTTCCCTACCCGAATACTCCCTTAAGGCAAATGAAAGCTCGCGTCTGAAGGACAAACCTACTGGCTTCCAAAGCCTGAGATTTGGTTTTTTTGGTGAGGTTGGTGGTCTTCTGTCGTCAGTGAAGAAAGCTGATCGAGATCGCCTTGAGGACACTCAAAGTGAGGTCGCGGCTGAGGAGCTTGGCGATGCTCTTTGGTACCTCGTCAGTGCGGCAACACACCTCAACATCACTCCGGACGACCTAGGCATTTATTGCCTGAAGGAGCTACGGCGTCGCTTCAAGGAGAATGAACGCGAGCCGATCATTCCTATCAGCTTTCGTCAGATTGACGCGCTTATCGATACCCGGCGCGAAGATGGAACGATCAAGCGAACCGTCCAGATGAGTGCTCTGGCTCATGCGGCCGGAGCTTTTACCTTCTCGACGGACACCCAGCTGCAGGCGACCCCGACTCCAACATTGCTCAACCACTTCGGCACGCTGCTCACCGAACTGGCGCTCTGTTGTGCAAGCTTCAACCTTCATATTGAGGATGTGGCTAGAGACAACCTCGAAAAGATCAAGAGCCGATGGCCCGGTGAGAACCCGGTCTTCTACCCATTCTTTGATCCTGACGAGCTCTTCCACGACTATGAGCAGTTTCCTCGCAGACTCGAAATGGATTTCATCGAGCGAGCCAGCAGTGGGGGTACTTACGTCGTTCAGCAGCTGAACGGTGTCTTCATCGGCGACCGTTTGACGGATAATAGTAACGAGCCGGATGACTACCGCTTCCATGACGTTTTCCACCTCGCCTACATAGCCTATCTGGGATGGTCGCCCGTTCTGCGTGGCCTTCTGAAACGCAAGCGTAAGTCGGTCCCCAGCGTGGACGAGAATGAGGATGGCGCCCGCGCAATGATCATCGAAGAGGGCATCGCGACTTGGATTTTCAATCACGCGAAGCGTCGACGTTTCTACAAGGGAATCAAGGTAGGATCACTCGAATACGGTCTGCTTAAGCAGATTCACTCGATGGTCGAAGGGTACGAGGTTCACAAGTGCCCACTCTGGCAATGGGAGCTGGCCATCCTTAAGGGCTTTGAGATTTTCCGTGAGTTGCAGAGTGCACGCACGGGTACAGTCATCGTTGATATGGTCAACCACGAATTGACCTTCAAACCGAAAGTAACCGCAAATCAATGA
- a CDS encoding DUF4031 domain-containing protein, with translation MRNPRFCAAAALSLCVIMCILNAHFARTSHAMPVYVDSEEVRWKGRSWCHLVADTLDELHHFAAQLGLQRKWFQSKSFYPHYDVTLSVRARAIQLGAIDADRKTIIGCCKQMRAEMLAQRTQQQSLLLEPGGIHGTCSQAASRASFPTRILP, from the coding sequence ATGCGCAATCCTAGATTTTGCGCAGCTGCGGCATTGAGTCTTTGTGTCATAATGTGCATATTAAATGCACATTTTGCACGGACAAGCCATGCCATGCCTGTTTACGTTGATTCCGAGGAAGTGCGCTGGAAAGGACGTTCCTGGTGCCACCTAGTTGCCGACACCCTTGACGAGCTCCATCACTTTGCGGCTCAGTTGGGCTTGCAGCGCAAATGGTTCCAAAGCAAAAGCTTTTACCCTCACTACGACGTGACCTTGTCAGTCAGAGCGCGCGCGATTCAGCTTGGCGCTATCGACGCTGACCGGAAAACTATTATTGGATGCTGCAAGCAGATGCGAGCTGAAATGCTTGCTCAAAGGACACAGCAGCAATCGTTGCTGCTCGAACCAGGAGGGATCCATGGCACCTGTAGCCAAGCAGCAAGTCGAGCCTCTTTCCCTACCCGAATACTCCCTTAA
- a CDS encoding helix-turn-helix domain-containing protein — translation MAWLVRAKCAFNMHIMTQRLNAAAAQNLGLRIREARINRGLTLTELGFLTNVHHSQLSRAEQGRFSLVSKNISAACTFLQISPQAITSDLPEHLIARVKHLVTSSPSHARVLERILDALEELPLASTAE, via the coding sequence ATGGCATGGCTTGTCCGTGCAAAATGTGCATTTAATATGCACATTATGACACAAAGACTCAATGCCGCAGCTGCGCAAAATCTAGGATTGCGCATCCGCGAAGCACGAATTAATCGAGGGCTAACGCTTACAGAGCTTGGCTTTCTGACGAACGTGCACCACTCACAGCTCTCGCGCGCCGAGCAAGGCAGATTCTCGCTCGTCAGCAAAAACATTTCTGCAGCTTGCACATTTTTGCAAATTTCACCTCAAGCCATCACCAGTGATCTACCAGAACACCTGATCGCTCGGGTGAAGCACCTGGTAACTTCATCTCCTTCGCACGCACGGGTGCTTGAGCGAATCCTGGATGCTCTTGAGGAACTCCCCCTGGCGTCGACTGCTGAGTAA
- a CDS encoding inositol monophosphatase family protein has protein sequence MDCLELLAPVTDNVLSVGKLLAAEWDRPDGPRGHGDKAKVDAEIESALRENLLNLLQCDFWGEETGACLSGHEYCWVVDPNDGTSDFLLGRKGSAISVGLLRNASPVLGVVYAPVTVDRGPDCISWAEGSASPIRNGHAVLSRLDQQGLRAGSHVLVSAAAATKPAINAELCAPADFIPMPSIAYRLARVAAGDAVAGISLVPVSAHDVVGGHALLRGAGGVLLDQSGIEISYDSGVLADVALRVFGGAPSACRELTGRSWEKLF, from the coding sequence ATGGACTGCTTAGAGTTACTAGCGCCAGTAACCGATAACGTGCTTTCTGTGGGCAAGCTATTGGCTGCCGAATGGGATCGACCTGATGGGCCAAGAGGCCACGGAGATAAGGCAAAAGTCGACGCAGAGATTGAGTCAGCACTGCGCGAAAACCTGCTCAATTTGCTCCAATGCGATTTCTGGGGAGAGGAGACGGGGGCATGTCTGTCGGGTCACGAGTACTGCTGGGTGGTTGACCCCAATGACGGGACCAGCGATTTCCTCTTGGGTCGCAAGGGGTCGGCAATTTCAGTTGGCCTACTGCGCAACGCTTCACCTGTTCTGGGTGTCGTCTATGCGCCTGTCACAGTAGATCGAGGCCCTGATTGCATTTCTTGGGCAGAAGGATCCGCAAGCCCTATCCGGAATGGGCACGCAGTACTATCCCGATTGGACCAGCAGGGGTTAAGAGCAGGCAGTCATGTGCTGGTGAGCGCGGCTGCAGCTACCAAGCCCGCAATCAACGCTGAACTTTGTGCACCGGCTGACTTTATCCCAATGCCAAGCATTGCCTATCGACTGGCTCGCGTAGCTGCTGGTGATGCTGTCGCGGGTATTTCACTTGTACCAGTGTCAGCCCATGACGTGGTTGGAGGGCACGCATTACTGAGGGGCGCTGGTGGCGTGTTGCTCGACCAATCTGGGATAGAGATTTCCTACGACTCTGGCGTTCTGGCGGACGTGGCCTTGCGGGTTTTTGGCGGCGCGCCTAGTGCATGCAGAGAGCTGACCGGCAGGAGCTGGGAAAAGCTTTTCTGA
- a CDS encoding AbrB/MazE/SpoVT family DNA-binding domain-containing protein, with the protein MNTTHVVIEDWDGDGAIRIPDEVLQEMEVDLGDSLFLIEEFVGTTRCIVLSKTPRLLDRIDELVEHFDSKIEKRS; encoded by the coding sequence ATGAATACAACCCATGTGGTCATCGAAGATTGGGATGGTGATGGCGCTATCCGGATCCCGGATGAGGTCCTCCAGGAGATGGAGGTAGACCTGGGGGACAGTCTTTTCCTCATTGAGGAGTTTGTAGGCACAACACGTTGCATTGTGTTGAGCAAGACGCCCCGTCTTCTCGACCGAATCGACGAGCTGGTGGAGCACTTTGACTCGAAGATAGAGAAGCGGTCGTAG